The Maridesulfovibrio hydrothermalis AM13 = DSM 14728 DNA window CTTACCGCATTCGTTCATCAGCTTTTCGGACCTAAGACTGATGTCAGGTTCCGCCCCAGTTTCTTCCCTTTTACCGAGCCGAGCGCAGAGGTGGATATCTCCTGTGTTCTGTGCGGCGGAAAAGGCACTATCGACGGCAAGCCCTGCCGCGTGTGTAAGCAAACCGGCTGGGTGGAAATCCTCGGTTGCGGAATGATGGACCCCAATGTCATGAAAGCTGTAGATTACGACACCGAAAAATATTCCGGCTTCGCTTTCGGACTAGGTATAGAACGTGTCGCTATGCTCAAATACGGCATCGGTGACCTGCGCATGTTCTTTGAGAACGATATCCGGTTCCTCGAACAGTTTTCTTAGTAAACCTTTGTCTGGTATATGTGATGTTTCCGACAGACCTGCGGGACGTATGATTATTTGAGTGCATTACGCGCTTTTTATATTTGAAAAGATCATCCTCAAATCTGACCACGGATAATTTCACAACGACTACCGGCAAAGCTGGACTATAAGTTTTTGGGATTCTTAAACCCTTTTTTTTAAAAGGGTTTAAGGCCCCGGCAAAGCCGCCGAAGGCATCTTTTATCTAAAGCGCGACAGCGCAACCTGATAAGACTACGATAAAGCCGGTGGACCCCTCCCAAGTATAAAACTGTAAGCTTTCAGATAAATTTATAAGATTATGCGGTCTAAACAGACTGCTGGAGGCTCAAATGCTTTTAAGCATGCAATGGCTGCGGGATTTTGTTCCTTACGAGGGAGAAATTCAGGAGCTTGGCGACAGGCTGACCATGCTCGGCCTTGAGCTTGAAGAAATTTTCAATCCGTTTGAAGCTATCACTGCGCTTGTTGTCGGTCACATTGTTGAATGTGAACAGCACCCTGAAGCTGATAAGCTCTCTGTTTGTTCTGTGGATGTAGGTGAAGAGGAACTCCTCACCATTGTCTGCGGCGCACCTAATGTGGCTAAAGGTCAGAATGTTCCCGTTGCAAAAGTAGGAACAATCATGCCCGGCGGTATGAAGATCAAAAAAGCCAAACTCCGCGGAGTTAAGTCTTTAGGTATGATCTGCTCTGAACGTGAGCTGGAACTTTCCGACGCCCATGAAGGCATTATGGTTCTGCCGCAGGACCTGAAACCCGGTCAGAATTTTGTTGAAGCCATGAACATGGAGACAACCGTTCTCGATCTAGGCGTAACTCCCAACAGAGCTGACTGCCTGTCTATGCTGGGCATTGCCAGAGAAGCAGCACTCGCTTTTGACCTGCCCCTCAATATGCCGAGCCTCAACCTGATTGAGTCCGGCGGCAATGCAGCGGATATGCTCAAAATCAACATTGACGATCCTGAATTCTGCCCGCTGTATCAGGCCAGAATTCTTGAGGGGGCAAAGATTGCTCCTTCTCCCGACTGGATGCGCTACCGTCTGCTTTCAGTAGGCGTGCGTCCCATCAACAACATCGTCGATGTGACCAACTATATTCTTTTCGAACTGGGCCAGCCCCTGCACGCTTTCGATAAAGATTTGCTTAAGGGCGATTCTATCAGAGTCGGATTTTCGCCAGAAGGAACAAAGTTCTCTACACTGGACGAACAGGAACGCACTCTGCTCGATTCCGACCTGCTCATCTGGGATGCCGAGCGTCCAGTTGCACTGGCCGGTGTCATGGGTGGCATGAACTCTGAAATCAATGACAACTCCACCAACGTTGTCCTCGAAAGCGCAGTTTTCAGACCCGGAACAATCCGCAAAACAGCCCGCAGACTTTCACTGCCATCTGAAGCGTCTTATCGGTTTGAACGTGGCGTGGACCAGCAGATGAACTCCTTTGCTATGGATCGCGCAGCTCAACTTATGAGTGAACTTTCAGGGGCAAAAATCATATCCGGAGTCGCCAAGAACGAACCCAAGCCGTGGGTGAACCGCACACATACATATCGTCATGCGCGCTGTAACTCCTGGCTGGGCCTTAATCTTGAGCCTGAGTTCAGCAAAAAAGCTTTCACCCTTATGGGGCTGAATGTTGATGATTCCAATGCAGATAGCTGGAAAGTATCAACTCCCTCCTACAGACTGGATCTCGAACGCGAAGCCGACCTGTATGAAGAAGTTGCCCGCTACTTCGGCATGGATAAAATCCCGTCTGTTCTTCCCCGTATTTCAAAAACTTTTGATGCCTCAATAATCGCTGATACTCCGTACGGCTTTTACCGCAGAATCAAAAATTGGGGACGCGGCGCAGGTCTGCATGAAGCAATCAACTACAGCTTCGTAGGCGATGACGATCTCGATCTTCTCGGCCTGCCCAAAGAAGGACGTGTAAATATTGCCAACCCGTTAAGCGAAGATCAGAATGTTATGCGTACTGAACTGGCTCCCGGCCTGCTTAACACCGTGCGTCACAATCTCGCACAGGGCAACAACCACATCCGTATCTTTGAAATTGCCAAGAAATTCATTGAAGATCCATCCTCCGATACAAATACTCGTGAGCAGACCCGTCTGGGCATAATGCTAAGTGGTGCACGTAACGCATCTGAATGGCCTTTAGAACAAGGTGATGCAGATTACCTTGATGTGAAAGGACTGGTCGAACATCTTATTTCTGACCTCAAACTCGATAAAGCTGAATTCACACTGACTGAAGAGAACAGCTATCTTGAGCCTTGCGTCAAAATAACCTGCGCTGGTGACGAAATCGGGTTCATGGGAATGATCAAAGCTGATATTGCCGACAAATACCACGCCAAAAAAGAAGTATGGATGGCAGATCTTAATGCCGACCTGCTGCGTGAAAAAGTAATGGCTCACAAAATCAAATTTGCGCCACTTCCAGTCTACCCGCCGTCCAGACGTGATGTAACTGTTATCGCAGCTGTATCCCTGCAAGCTGAGACAATCAAACAAGCCATACTCGGCCTTAAGTTGCCCCTGCTTGAATCAGTAGAGCTGGTAACCGTATTCACCCCCGAAGGACAGGATGAGGAACGCAACATTTCCTACCGCCTGACCTACCGTCACGCTCAAAAGACCCTGACAGACAAAGTAGTAGACAAAGAGCATAAAAAGGTGCTTGCAGCGCTTGAGAAAGCACTGCCTGTACGCTTCTAGTAACTGCTTTACCAATTCATTAATAAAAATCCCCCGTTCGGCTTTGCTGTACGGGGGATTTTTTGCGAACCGCCAGAGCGGCAAGTCTTCCCCCCGCCTATTTAACATACACCACTGGACTTTATATTTTTCAACCTGTAATTAGAGATAACTTAGGTGAGTTTTCAAGATAATTTGTATAAATATAATGGGAATCAGTATGGCTAGAAAAACCAAAGAAGAAGCTGAGAAAACCAGGCAGGCATTGCTGGGTTCGGCGTTTAAAGTGTTCAGCGAAAAGGGTTATGCCAAAACAACGCTGCAAGATATTGCTGAAGATGCGGGAGTTACCCGAGGAGCAGTTTACTGGCACTTCAAAAATAAAACGGACCTTTTTGAAAAATTATTTGACTTCGCGTTCCTGCCCGTACGGAACATGCTTTTTTCTCAGTTTGATAAAGATGTTCCTCCGCATAAAATGCTCTCCAATGTAATGAAAGTATGGCTAAGTCACGCTGGCGGGGATGATAATTTCAGAGCAGCTTTCGGTATAATGTTCAACAAAACTGAATGGTCCGAAGAACTTATGCCCTTTAAACTTAAATTCAGAGAGTACGAATTTAAGTTCATTAAAAAAGTGGAACTAATCATCGAGCAAGGACAAAAAGAAGGGATATTCAGAGAGGAACTCAAGCCTACCATAGTTGCGGCGCAGTATTTTGCAACCCTGCTCGGCCTCGCCCAATACACACTCTTCTTTCCAGAAGAAGTTGATATCGATAAAAAATCTGAACCATTTATCGAGATGTTCATGCACTCATGCTTAAAAGAAACTTAATTTTATTTCCCACATGATAGATCCCCCTTGCAAACACTTGCAAGGGGGATCTTCTTATTCTGATCATCTGATTTCAGTGCTTAAATCTGGAACTCACCACTTTTATAAATAATAACTTCACTGCCGTCCTTAAGTCTAGCGTACACAGTCTTGTCCTGAGTATTTACAAGATCCCAATGCAGGGCTGAAGTGTTATATCCGAGTTTTTCTTTAAGAGCCTCATCAAGCTCGGTTTGGTCCCCTGCGTAAGTGTCGGCGTAGGATGCACCGACGGCAACATGGCAGTTACCGAACTCGCCTCCGTAGTTCTCATCATAGAGAGTATTGGCCATAAACTTATCAATACGTGAAAAACGACGGTCAGTAAGCGAGAACTCACCCAGTCTGGAAGCTCCGGTATCCATTGCAAGTTGTTTTCTGACAAACTCTTCGCCTGATTTGGCGGTAATTTCTTTCACAACTCCGTCTTCAAATACAATACGGACTCCTTCTACATAATTTCCGGAACGGAAAGAAGGCTGATCGGCGTAGTAAACTCCGGAAGTACCGCGCCAGTCAGGAGAGATAAAAAGCTCAAAACTTGGAATATTATGTCCGGAAACACCTATCCACTGACGCATTTCACCATGCTGCACGATGAGATCCATATCATCGGAAACCACTCTGTAGGACTCAATTCCAAGCCCGTTAAGCCAGTTTTTAACTTCAGAGGCTTTATCAAAAACCCCCTTCCAGCTTGCTGCGGGATCTTCATCGTCAAGGTAGCATGCTTTAACTATCTGGGCAGTAAACTCTTCAAGAGACAAACCTGCTGAATCGGCAAGAGCCTGCGTCGGATAAGAACAAAGCGTCCAGCCGAGTTCGCCGTTCTGCTCACGTTTTTCCATCACATCACGTAGAAATTTACGGGCAACGGCGCATTTCCCCATACGGGAAGGGTCGACCTCTGCCAGATGAGTCAACGAAGAAGGAGCAAGCAAAACTATAAG harbors:
- the pheT gene encoding phenylalanine--tRNA ligase subunit beta, which encodes MLLSMQWLRDFVPYEGEIQELGDRLTMLGLELEEIFNPFEAITALVVGHIVECEQHPEADKLSVCSVDVGEEELLTIVCGAPNVAKGQNVPVAKVGTIMPGGMKIKKAKLRGVKSLGMICSERELELSDAHEGIMVLPQDLKPGQNFVEAMNMETTVLDLGVTPNRADCLSMLGIAREAALAFDLPLNMPSLNLIESGGNAADMLKINIDDPEFCPLYQARILEGAKIAPSPDWMRYRLLSVGVRPINNIVDVTNYILFELGQPLHAFDKDLLKGDSIRVGFSPEGTKFSTLDEQERTLLDSDLLIWDAERPVALAGVMGGMNSEINDNSTNVVLESAVFRPGTIRKTARRLSLPSEASYRFERGVDQQMNSFAMDRAAQLMSELSGAKIISGVAKNEPKPWVNRTHTYRHARCNSWLGLNLEPEFSKKAFTLMGLNVDDSNADSWKVSTPSYRLDLEREADLYEEVARYFGMDKIPSVLPRISKTFDASIIADTPYGFYRRIKNWGRGAGLHEAINYSFVGDDDLDLLGLPKEGRVNIANPLSEDQNVMRTELAPGLLNTVRHNLAQGNNHIRIFEIAKKFIEDPSSDTNTREQTRLGIMLSGARNASEWPLEQGDADYLDVKGLVEHLISDLKLDKAEFTLTEENSYLEPCVKITCAGDEIGFMGMIKADIADKYHAKKEVWMADLNADLLREKVMAHKIKFAPLPVYPPSRRDVTVIAAVSLQAETIKQAILGLKLPLLESVELVTVFTPEGQDEERNISYRLTYRHAQKTLTDKVVDKEHKKVLAALEKALPVRF
- a CDS encoding TetR family transcriptional regulator gives rise to the protein MARKTKEEAEKTRQALLGSAFKVFSEKGYAKTTLQDIAEDAGVTRGAVYWHFKNKTDLFEKLFDFAFLPVRNMLFSQFDKDVPPHKMLSNVMKVWLSHAGGDDNFRAAFGIMFNKTEWSEELMPFKLKFREYEFKFIKKVELIIEQGQKEGIFREELKPTIVAAQYFATLLGLAQYTLFFPEEVDIDKKSEPFIEMFMHSCLKET
- a CDS encoding aminopeptidase; the protein is MLTTQQLDKYVDALWWGLTTARTKPYEKGDLIMIRYEVEALPLAEAVFKRLIDEGLNPVPRLSLTPEMEKSFYGKGDDNQLEYIAPGEREFSEGLNGLIVLLAPSSLTHLAEVDPSRMGKCAVARKFLRDVMEKREQNGELGWTLCSYPTQALADSAGLSLEEFTAQIVKACYLDDEDPAASWKGVFDKASEVKNWLNGLGIESYRVVSDDMDLIVQHGEMRQWIGVSGHNIPSFELFISPDWRGTSGVYYADQPSFRSGNYVEGVRIVFEDGVVKEITAKSGEEFVRKQLAMDTGASRLGEFSLTDRRFSRIDKFMANTLYDENYGGEFGNCHVAVGASYADTYAGDQTELDEALKEKLGYNTSALHWDLVNTQDKTVYARLKDGSEVIIYKSGEFQI